A part of Actinomycetota bacterium genomic DNA contains:
- a CDS encoding type II toxin-antitoxin system RelE/ParE family toxin yields MTRRIDFTPRARSQFLAAVEHIHVDRPSAARAFRARSADALKRLIRFPESGRAIPEFSEVGFREVLVGRYRFFYRLQGDVVWVVGVWHDAQIPDDPA; encoded by the coding sequence GTGACCCGCAGGATCGATTTCACGCCCAGGGCGCGATCCCAGTTCCTGGCTGCAGTGGAACACATTCATGTGGACCGACCGTCGGCAGCACGCGCGTTCCGCGCTCGTTCGGCGGATGCGCTCAAGCGTCTCATCCGCTTTCCTGAGTCGGGCCGAGCGATTCCTGAGTTTTCGGAGGTTGGCTTTCGGGAGGTCCTTGTCGGCAGGTATCGTTTCTTTTACAGGCTTCAAGGGGACGTGGTCTGGGTCGTAGGCGTCTGGCACGACGCGCAGATTCCGGATGATCCAGCGTAG
- a CDS encoding type II toxin-antitoxin system Phd/YefM family antitoxin, whose amino-acid sequence MSAMPNIVPISELRQDASSIVREASVTGAPVFITQHGRASAVLMSAGAYERTQRQLEILRILVQGEVEIQAGVGYDIDLVMAEADALLERP is encoded by the coding sequence ATGAGCGCAATGCCCAACATCGTTCCTATCAGTGAGCTCCGACAGGATGCGTCTTCGATTGTGCGGGAGGCGTCGGTCACGGGGGCCCCCGTCTTCATCACCCAGCACGGGCGCGCTTCGGCAGTTCTCATGAGCGCTGGTGCCTACGAGCGCACGCAGCGGCAACTGGAGATTCTGCGCATTCTCGTGCAGGGTGAAGTCGAGATACAGGCCGGGGTTGGCTACGACATCGACCTCGTCATGGCTGAGGCGGATGCGTTGCTGGAGCGTCCGTGA
- a CDS encoding Txe/YoeB family addiction module toxin yields MSWRLVYTKAAQKDARKLAAAGLKDKAQALLGVIAANPYQNPPTYEKLVGDLAGAYSRRINITHRLVYQVIDEERVVKVLRMWSHYE; encoded by the coding sequence GTGAGCTGGCGACTCGTATACACGAAAGCCGCGCAGAAGGACGCGCGCAAGTTGGCCGCCGCAGGTCTCAAGGACAAGGCGCAGGCGTTACTCGGCGTGATCGCGGCGAATCCGTACCAGAATCCACCTACCTACGAGAAGCTCGTGGGCGACCTTGCCGGGGCGTACTCGCGGCGCATCAACATCACGCACCGGCTCGTTTACCAGGTCATCGACGAGGAGCGGGTGGTGAAGGTGCTTAGGATGTGGTCTCACTACGAGTAG
- a CDS encoding type II toxin-antitoxin system Phd/YefM family antitoxin yields MTSLTATEARKQLYRLVDEVQQSHEPIKITGKRGSAVLVSEDDWRAVQETLYLVSIPGMRDSVIEGMAASADELEDELDW; encoded by the coding sequence ATGACCAGTCTCACCGCCACCGAGGCCCGCAAGCAGCTCTACAGGCTCGTTGATGAAGTGCAGCAGTCCCATGAGCCAATCAAGATCACCGGCAAGCGCGGTAGCGCGGTCCTCGTCAGCGAGGATGATTGGCGCGCCGTCCAGGAGACGCTCTACCTCGTCTCGATCCCCGGCATGCGCGACTCGGTCATCGAGGGCATGGCCGCCTCGGCCGACGAGCTCGAAGATGAGCTCGATTGGTGA
- a CDS encoding HigA family addiction module antitoxin: MKTKMLAPVHPGEVLLEEFLKPLGLSQNRLALSIGVPPRRINEIVLGKRRVTAETALRLARYFDTTPQFWLGLQADYDLDVAADELGGRLDLEVRRHTIAV, from the coding sequence ATGAAGACCAAGATGCTTGCGCCAGTGCACCCCGGAGAGGTGCTGCTCGAGGAGTTCTTGAAGCCGCTCGGCCTGAGCCAGAACAGGCTCGCATTGAGCATTGGCGTCCCGCCCCGGCGCATCAATGAGATCGTGCTCGGCAAGCGCCGCGTGACCGCGGAGACTGCTCTGCGCCTCGCGCGCTACTTCGACACGACCCCGCAGTTCTGGCTCGGCCTACAGGCGGACTACGACTTGGATGTCGCCGCAGACGAGCTGGGTGGCCGACTCGACCTCGAAGTCCGCCGACATACGATTGCGGTTTAG
- a CDS encoding type II toxin-antitoxin system RelE/ParE family toxin, which yields MIKSFADSETEKVFKRQFSKKLPGDIQSVALRKLRMLNNAHAIDDLRSPPANRLEKLSGDREGQHSIRVNDQYRVCFVWDSGDAHDVEIVDYH from the coding sequence ATGATCAAGTCGTTCGCAGACTCTGAGACCGAAAAGGTGTTCAAACGGCAGTTCTCTAAGAAATTGCCGGGTGACATCCAGTCAGTGGCCTTGCGTAAGCTGCGGATGCTCAACAACGCTCATGCGATCGACGACCTTCGCAGTCCGCCGGCCAATCGGCTCGAGAAGCTGTCCGGTGACCGCGAGGGCCAGCACAGCATCCGAGTGAACGACCAGTATCGGGTGTGCTTCGTCTGGGACAGCGGCGATGCGCACGATGTTGAGATCGTCGACTACCACTAG